In the genome of Deinococcus deserti VCD115, one region contains:
- a CDS encoding response regulator: MSIAPRHYLLVDDNPTDRLLAQEAFAELQPDCTLTCVASGLEALDFLQVAVPLPDVILLDINMPGMNGFQLLERLKNRPELKGIPVVMLSTSNAAEDIRQAYTLHASSYVVKSPSFEAFMAQVEAFLGYWQATRVARPSTAEQP, translated from the coding sequence ATGAGCATCGCCCCGCGCCACTACCTGCTCGTCGATGACAACCCCACGGACCGCCTGCTCGCCCAGGAAGCTTTTGCAGAACTCCAGCCGGATTGCACGCTGACCTGCGTCGCAAGTGGCTTAGAAGCCCTGGACTTCCTCCAGGTGGCTGTCCCCTTGCCAGACGTGATTCTCCTGGACATCAACATGCCTGGAATGAATGGTTTCCAGCTGCTGGAGCGATTGAAAAACCGTCCGGAGCTCAAAGGGATCCCTGTAGTTATGCTGAGCACTTCAAATGCTGCCGAGGACATTCGGCAGGCATACACGCTGCACGCGAGCTCGTACGTCGTGAAATCACCCTCCTTCGAAGCGTTTATGGCGCAGGTGGAGGCATTCTTGGGGTACTGGCAGGCGACGCGGGTGGCGCGCCCATCAACCGCTGAGCAGCCTTGA
- a CDS encoding response regulator, which produces MPVPCHALLIGDNASGRMLAQEASEQLRPECTLTTTAEGKKALQLLRNESLLPDVVLLDINMPAMSGFELL; this is translated from the coding sequence ATGCCGGTACCCTGCCATGCCCTTCTGATCGGCGACAACGCCAGCGGCCGGATGCTGGCGCAGGAAGCCTCCGAGCAGCTCCGCCCAGAATGCACGCTCACCACCACGGCAGAAGGCAAGAAAGCCCTACAGCTGCTGCGCAACGAGTCCCTTCTGCCGGATGTGGTCCTGCTGGACATCAACATGCCGGCAATGAGCGGATTTGAACTGCTCTAG